A single genomic interval of Campylobacter anatolicus harbors:
- a CDS encoding LysE/ArgO family amino acid transporter codes for MNAFISGFGLGLSLILAIGAQNAFVLKQGIKKEYVFIVCLICAVSDAVLIMAGVFGLGYLVQKFTHLQDVARYGGAAFLFIYGLKSFYTAYIMSHELKPQEHKAPSLSKIMTLTLAFTWLNPHVYLDTVLLLGSVSTKFGELSLIFGFGAMCASFTFFFSLGYGARLLAPLFSKTISWKMLEIIVGFVMVALAISLLL; via the coding sequence TTGAACGCGTTTATTTCAGGATTTGGGCTTGGATTATCATTGATTTTAGCTATTGGAGCACAAAATGCATTTGTGTTAAAGCAGGGTATTAAAAAAGAGTATGTTTTTATTGTATGTCTTATCTGTGCGGTGTCTGATGCAGTTTTGATAATGGCTGGTGTGTTTGGGCTTGGGTATTTGGTGCAGAAATTTACCCACTTGCAAGACGTGGCACGTTACGGTGGTGCGGCATTTTTATTTATTTATGGCTTAAAGAGCTTTTATACGGCTTATATTATGAGCCACGAGCTAAAACCACAAGAGCATAAAGCTCCTAGTTTGAGTAAGATAATGACTTTGACTTTAGCATTTACATGGCTTAATCCGCATGTATATCTTGACACGGTCCTCCTACTAGGCTCGGTCTCAACTAAATTTGGTGAGCTCTCACTTATATTTGGCTTTGGTGCGATGTGTGCTAGTTTTACTTTTTTCTTTTCGCTTGGATATGGTGCAAGGCTCTTAGCACCGCTATTTTCAAAGACTATATCGTGGAAGATGCTTGAGATTATCGTTGGTTTTGTAATGGTTGCTTTGGCAATTTCGCTACTTTTATAA
- a CDS encoding menaquinone biosynthesis decarboxylase, with protein sequence MDYIKLLKDNGLLREINEPIDIDLEIAHTSYIEVKRKGSQALLFTNVVDKNGKKYPPVLTNIYGSKAALKLIFGRDPDEIASEISTLLKPQRPKNFSDKLNFLSYLFSMRKVFTKRLNGRGECQQVLQNDINLYELPVLKTWEMDGGAFITMGQVYTQSLDGDIQNIGMYRLQVYDKNRLGMHWQIHKDGANFFHEYKKAGRKMPVSVAIGGDPLYIWCGQAPLPKGVFELLLYGFIRKSPAKLVKSLTNEIYIPFDADYVIEGFVDTDKTELEGPFGDHTGFYTPIEPFPVMDVTAITHKQNPVYHATVVGKPPLEDKYMGWATERIFLPLLQTTVPELIDYNMPENGVFHNLILAKLNTLYPAHAKQAMHAFWGIGQMSFVKHAIFVDNDAPNLENYGQISHYILNRLGTKSLLISEGVCDQLDHASPNSCFGGKLGVDVTQDFSSSEILEILSDDKLLFKFKSISSGILELKQYKTDTKCPICIIKFDKSNLVKETFEKLMEFKQHFKLLVFVGTENHLNNVYMLLWRVVNNIDALRDIFIKDERFCIDATSKDKQDGYTREWPAQTDCTYEVIESLIKRGIVKNEPELFEKFEIFG encoded by the coding sequence ATGGACTACATTAAACTTTTAAAAGACAATGGATTGCTTCGCGAAATAAATGAGCCTATTGATATTGATCTTGAGATAGCACATACTAGTTACATAGAGGTAAAGCGTAAAGGCTCCCAGGCTCTACTTTTTACAAATGTTGTGGACAAAAATGGTAAAAAGTATCCGCCAGTGTTGACAAATATCTACGGTTCAAAAGCTGCTTTAAAGCTAATATTTGGACGAGATCCAGATGAGATAGCGAGTGAAATCTCAACTCTTTTAAAGCCCCAAAGACCTAAAAATTTCAGTGATAAATTAAATTTTTTAAGCTATCTTTTTTCCATGCGAAAGGTATTTACAAAGCGTCTAAATGGGCGTGGCGAGTGTCAGCAGGTATTGCAGAATGATATAAATTTATACGAGTTGCCAGTGCTTAAGACGTGGGAGATGGACGGTGGAGCATTTATCACGATGGGGCAGGTCTATACACAAAGTCTTGATGGAGATATACAAAATATTGGTATGTATCGTTTACAGGTTTATGATAAAAATCGCCTTGGTATGCACTGGCAGATACACAAAGATGGGGCAAATTTTTTCCACGAGTATAAAAAAGCAGGACGAAAAATGCCAGTTTCTGTAGCAATAGGTGGCGATCCGCTTTATATCTGGTGTGGTCAAGCACCGTTGCCAAAGGGTGTGTTTGAGCTATTGCTTTATGGCTTTATACGTAAAAGTCCTGCAAAACTCGTAAAGTCGCTTACGAATGAAATTTATATACCATTTGATGCAGACTATGTTATTGAAGGTTTTGTGGATACGGATAAGACTGAGCTTGAGGGACCATTTGGCGATCATACTGGATTTTACACGCCGATTGAACCATTTCCGGTAATGGATGTAACTGCTATCACGCATAAGCAAAACCCAGTCTATCATGCTACTGTTGTTGGTAAGCCACCACTTGAGGATAAGTATATGGGCTGGGCGACTGAGCGGATCTTCTTGCCACTTTTGCAAACGACAGTGCCAGAGCTGATTGATTATAATATGCCTGAAAATGGGGTTTTTCATAATCTAATCTTAGCTAAATTAAATACGCTTTATCCGGCTCATGCCAAACAGGCTATGCACGCATTTTGGGGCATAGGGCAGATGAGCTTTGTAAAACACGCAATCTTTGTAGATAATGATGCACCAAATTTAGAAAACTACGGGCAAATTTCACACTATATACTAAACCGCTTGGGGACAAAAAGTTTGTTGATAAGCGAGGGAGTGTGCGACCAGTTAGACCATGCTAGTCCAAACTCATGCTTTGGCGGTAAGCTTGGTGTTGATGTTACACAAGACTTTTCAAGTAGCGAGATATTAGAAATTTTAAGTGACGACAAACTGCTTTTTAAATTTAAAAGTATTTCAAGTGGTATTTTGGAGTTAAAACAATACAAAACCGACACAAAATGTCCGATATGTATTATAAAATTTGATAAATCAAATCTTGTAAAAGAAACTTTTGAAAAGCTAATGGAATTTAAACAGCACTTTAAGTTACTTGTCTTTGTTGGCACTGAAAATCACTTAAATAACGTATACATGTTGCTTTGGCGAGTTGTAAATAATATAGATGCTCTGCGTGATATATTTATAAAAGACGAGAGATTTTGCATAGATGCGACAAGCAAAGATAAACAAGATGGTTATACCCGCGAGTGGCCAGCTCAAACTGATTGCACTTATGAAGTTATAGAAAGCTTGATAAAACGCGGTATTGTAAAAAATGAGCCTGAATTGTTTGAGAAATTTGAGATATTTGGTTGA
- a CDS encoding DUF2314 domain-containing protein, protein MGIFSSFFGDKDKTVAQKNSKKEVVFEVDGDNARMLAAFNEARKTFRYFWREQSWEYQRIIPKLDFSCVKVMFSEEIDGELLVEHMWINDVYFDGKFIYGTLINEPNDLRGTKNGDKIKVELADISDWMFASDGKVCGGFSIQAMRATMSTDERVEHDKAWGMEFGDPSRVMLVSEQDEHPENLHEHPMSVNMKKSLTEFLDKNPSEATSVDDDGYTMLHRQAIAGNASMVEILLEYGADKNARTPDKLTALELARAVGWEHVVAVLER, encoded by the coding sequence ATGGGAATTTTTAGTTCATTTTTCGGTGATAAAGACAAAACAGTGGCTCAAAAGAATAGCAAAAAAGAGGTAGTTTTTGAAGTTGATGGCGATAATGCAAGAATGTTAGCAGCTTTTAATGAGGCTCGTAAGACGTTTAGGTATTTTTGGCGTGAGCAGTCTTGGGAGTATCAGCGTATCATTCCAAAGCTTGATTTTTCTTGTGTAAAGGTAATGTTTAGCGAAGAGATAGACGGTGAGTTACTAGTGGAGCATATGTGGATAAATGATGTCTATTTTGATGGTAAATTTATCTACGGTACTTTGATAAACGAGCCAAATGACTTGCGTGGCACCAAAAACGGCGACAAGATCAAAGTAGAACTAGCTGATATAAGCGACTGGATGTTTGCTAGTGATGGTAAGGTTTGCGGTGGATTTAGCATACAAGCGATGAGAGCGACTATGAGTACTGATGAGAGAGTAGAGCATGATAAGGCATGGGGGATGGAATTTGGCGATCCTTCTCGTGTCATGCTAGTGAGTGAGCAAGATGAGCATCCTGAGAACTTGCATGAACATCCGATGAGTGTGAATATGAAAAAGAGTTTGACTGAGTTTTTAGATAAAAACCCAAGTGAAGCGACTAGCGTTGATGATGATGGATATACTATGCTACATCGCCAAGCGATCGCTGGAAATGCGAGTATGGTTGAGATTTTGCTAGAATACGGAGCTGATAAAAATGCGAGAACACCTGATAAGCTAACGGCCCTTGAGCTTGCTCGTGCGGTTGGCTGGGAGCATGTAGTAGCTGTGCTTGAGAGATAA
- the hemC gene encoding hydroxymethylbilane synthase: MRELKIATRKSILALWQSEHIKSRLMQHYADLNVELVGMKTKGDVILDTPLAKIGGKGLFTKELEDSMLSGETHIAVHSLKDVPVVFPDGLVLAAICSREDVRDAMISERYAKFDDLPQRAKVGTTSLRRKMQLLKMRPDLHIISLRGNVQTRLRKLKDGEFDAIILAMAGINRLNLKDEVKFIYPFDLTKMIPAMGQGALGIEAVNNDEILDKIAFLRDEKAVIETSIERDFVAMLEGGCQVPIGINATLNGDEISISAIVGLPDGSESLEKHIVAKKSQYQSVGKELAREFISKGAKELLRRAEEMANL; encoded by the coding sequence ATGAGAGAGTTAAAGATAGCAACAAGAAAGAGCATACTAGCACTTTGGCAGAGCGAGCATATCAAATCACGCCTAATGCAGCATTATGCTGATTTAAACGTTGAGCTAGTCGGTATGAAGACAAAGGGCGATGTGATACTTGATACTCCACTAGCCAAGATCGGCGGTAAAGGGCTTTTTACAAAAGAGCTCGAAGATAGTATGCTTAGTGGTGAGACGCATATTGCTGTGCATAGCTTAAAAGATGTGCCTGTGGTATTTCCTGATGGTTTAGTGTTAGCGGCGATATGTTCTCGCGAAGATGTAAGGGACGCGATGATAAGCGAGAGATACGCTAAATTTGATGATTTACCACAAAGAGCAAAGGTAGGTACAACAAGTCTTCGCCGTAAAATGCAACTGCTAAAAATGCGTCCAGATCTGCATATCATCTCACTTCGTGGCAACGTCCAAACTAGACTCAGAAAGCTAAAAGATGGTGAGTTTGATGCGATCATTTTAGCGATGGCTGGGATAAACCGCTTAAATTTAAAAGATGAAGTTAAATTTATCTATCCATTTGATCTTACAAAGATGATACCTGCTATGGGGCAGGGAGCTTTAGGCATAGAGGCGGTAAATAATGATGAGATTTTAGACAAAATCGCCTTTTTGCGTGATGAAAAAGCGGTCATAGAGACTAGTATTGAACGGGATTTTGTCGCTATGCTCGAAGGTGGTTGTCAAGTACCTATTGGTATAAACGCTACTTTAAACGGTGATGAGATCAGCATATCGGCGATTGTTGGTCTGCCTGATGGAAGTGAGAGTTTAGAAAAACACATAGTTGCTAAAAAGAGTCAATACCAAAGTGTCGGTAAGGAGTTGGCAAGAGAATTTATTTCAAAGGGGGCAAAAGAGCTACTTCGTCGTGCTGAAGAGATGGCAAATTTATAG
- a CDS encoding FxsA family protein encodes MSLVKILFTPYIIVELIATYFFIISYGFFTLLLEILISGAIGLALIFRMGLNGTTNINGFLNLFANGSIVNTLSLGVAGFLLFMPGILSDMLGVAVLIASLFIKPKMQNMHNTENFTYYEFKSRQNSTKNYNEDDIIDVEVIYETRNLKDR; translated from the coding sequence ATGTCATTAGTGAAAATTTTATTTACGCCATATATTATTGTTGAGCTTATAGCGACGTATTTTTTCATAATCTCTTATGGCTTTTTTACGCTTTTACTTGAGATTTTAATAAGCGGTGCAATTGGTTTGGCACTCATTTTTCGTATGGGGCTAAATGGGACAACAAATATAAATGGGTTTTTAAATTTATTTGCAAATGGTAGCATTGTAAATACGCTTAGTTTAGGAGTTGCTGGATTTTTACTATTTATGCCAGGTATTTTGAGTGATATGCTTGGCGTTGCGGTACTTATCGCCTCGCTATTTATAAAGCCAAAAATGCAAAATATGCATAATACAGAAAATTTTACATATTATGAGTTCAAATCTAGACAAAATAGCACAAAAAATTATAATGAAGATGATATTATAGATGTTGAAGTGATATATGAAACAAGAAATTTAAAGGATAGATGA
- a CDS encoding proline--tRNA ligase, with translation MKFSKFYAPTTKEAPKDATLPSHIYLVRGGFVEQMGSGLYNLLPLGKIVHDKIANVVREEMNAAGALEVSFSVTTSGELWKQSGRFNVFGKELLRFKDRKDNDFVLSPTNEESAVALVRGKVTSYKQLPLNLYQINTKFRDEARPRFGLLRGREFTMKDAYSFHANESDLKREFDLMEETYSRIFTRLGLNFRAVEADSGAIGGSGSKEFMVLAKNGEDDILCCNSCKYAANIEAAKRAKKTTTSEAPEADAAKFLTPNTKTIKAVADFFKVDEYYTIKAVIKKAIYENEQKVVVFFVRGNDELQETKAQNACGALELIDASEDEVVAAGIVAGYCGPVGLKNIDFYIDNELKNATSMICGANEHEYHFVGVSVSSFNNERFKDLVAVSSGDRCPHCGGELEIHKGIEVGHIFQLGQKYSAAMGATFLDENGKAKPFYMGCYGIGVSRLIAVMIEASHDERGCVWNKACAPFDLEIIISNLKDENAIEFATKLYESLKNDGVNVLLDDRNERFGIKINDFELIGFPYALLVGKDLAEGKVELIERKSLAKTKIEAKDAFNVIKDVLCH, from the coding sequence ATGAAATTTAGTAAATTTTATGCACCAACAACAAAAGAAGCACCAAAAGACGCAACGCTACCTAGCCATATCTACCTTGTGCGTGGCGGATTTGTAGAGCAGATGGGTTCAGGGCTTTATAATCTCTTGCCACTTGGCAAGATCGTGCATGATAAAATCGCAAATGTCGTGCGTGAAGAGATGAATGCTGCTGGAGCATTGGAAGTAAGTTTTAGCGTTACTACAAGTGGTGAACTATGGAAACAGAGTGGACGCTTCAATGTCTTTGGCAAGGAGCTTTTACGCTTTAAGGATAGAAAGGATAATGACTTTGTCTTAAGTCCTACTAACGAAGAATCAGCAGTCGCACTTGTGCGTGGTAAGGTAACGAGCTATAAGCAGTTACCGTTAAATTTATATCAGATAAATACCAAATTTAGAGATGAGGCAAGACCTAGATTTGGTCTGCTTAGAGGTCGTGAGTTTACGATGAAGGACGCTTATAGCTTTCACGCTAATGAGAGTGATTTAAAACGTGAGTTTGATCTAATGGAGGAGACTTATTCGAGGATTTTTACCCGTTTGGGGCTGAATTTTCGTGCAGTTGAGGCTGATAGCGGTGCGATAGGTGGGAGTGGGAGTAAGGAATTTATGGTGTTAGCTAAAAATGGCGAAGATGATATACTTTGCTGCAACTCTTGCAAATATGCCGCAAACATTGAGGCTGCAAAAAGAGCTAAAAAGACAACTACATCTGAAGCACCAGAGGCTGATGCTGCTAAATTTCTAACACCAAATACAAAGACTATAAAAGCTGTGGCCGATTTTTTTAAAGTTGATGAGTATTACACGATAAAAGCGGTCATTAAAAAGGCGATATATGAAAATGAGCAAAAAGTGGTAGTCTTTTTTGTGCGTGGCAACGACGAGTTACAAGAGACAAAGGCACAAAACGCTTGTGGTGCATTAGAGCTAATAGATGCTAGTGAGGATGAGGTCGTAGCGGCTGGGATTGTAGCTGGATACTGTGGTCCTGTTGGGCTAAAAAATATTGATTTTTACATAGATAATGAGCTAAAAAACGCTACTTCTATGATATGCGGTGCAAACGAGCATGAGTATCATTTTGTAGGAGTTAGCGTATCTAGCTTTAACAATGAGCGTTTTAAAGACTTAGTTGCGGTTAGTTCTGGTGATAGATGTCCGCACTGTGGTGGTGAGCTGGAAATTCACAAAGGTATTGAAGTGGGACATATCTTTCAGCTTGGGCAGAAGTATTCAGCCGCGATGGGTGCGACATTTTTAGACGAAAATGGCAAAGCAAAGCCATTTTATATGGGGTGTTATGGCATAGGTGTGAGCCGTTTAATAGCTGTTATGATAGAGGCTAGTCATGATGAGAGAGGATGCGTGTGGAACAAGGCTTGTGCACCATTTGATTTAGAGATAATCATATCAAATTTAAAAGATGAAAATGCTATTGAATTTGCTACTAAGCTTTATGAAAGCTTAAAAAATGATGGCGTGAATGTTTTACTTGATGATAGAAATGAGCGATTTGGTATAAAAATCAATGATTTTGAACTTATTGGTTTTCCATATGCATTGCTTGTTGGTAAAGATTTGGCTGAGGGCAAAGTGGAGTTGATAGAGCGTAAGAGCCTAGCTAAAACCAAGATAGAAGCAAAAGACGCATTTAACGTGATAAAAGACGTTTTATGTCATTAG
- the hemA gene encoding glutamyl-tRNA reductase, whose translation MNYLNISFTHKNTNIAVREKLALDSDEKKDQILRLIKSSKNVDECMVLSTCNRVEVLAYVDETKLATTHIIRCMAVFSGVFEDELFERADIYENSGAVHHLFSVASSLDSLVVGETQIVGQLKAAFKFACDNGVCGENISKAIHYACKCAARVRNETQISKNPISVSSVAVAKAKEIFGTLEGKTAVVVGAGEMGELAARHLIASGADVIIINRSTERVEQLVDELGEKASWDTILKLKDYINKFDLIFSSTSAPHPVITGLLIEPREFHRYFFDIAVPRDIELVNSETISVYSVDNLEEIVKKNLALREEQAQLAYSIVGQSTNEFLKFMKDNISIPVIKAIRIKAQQCAEAELEKAIKKGYLRHSDKDEAYRLIHQVFKAFLHSPTVNLKQLASRDDAQDVAKAMGFVFDIVPQNKVIKIEKDGEI comes from the coding sequence ATGAATTATCTAAATATTAGTTTTACACATAAAAATACCAACATCGCTGTACGCGAGAAACTAGCCCTTGATAGCGATGAGAAAAAAGATCAAATTTTAAGGCTGATAAAATCAAGTAAAAATGTAGATGAGTGTATGGTATTAAGCACTTGTAACCGCGTAGAAGTCCTAGCTTATGTTGATGAGACGAAACTAGCTACTACGCATATTATACGCTGTATGGCGGTATTTTCAGGGGTTTTTGAAGATGAGCTATTTGAGAGAGCTGATATCTATGAAAATAGCGGTGCAGTCCATCATCTCTTTTCAGTGGCTAGTTCACTTGATAGCCTTGTTGTGGGCGAGACGCAGATAGTTGGACAGCTAAAGGCAGCTTTTAAATTTGCCTGTGATAACGGTGTGTGTGGCGAAAATATCAGTAAGGCGATACACTACGCTTGTAAGTGTGCTGCCCGTGTGCGAAACGAGACGCAAATCTCTAAAAACCCAATATCAGTCTCAAGCGTAGCCGTGGCAAAGGCAAAAGAAATTTTTGGTACATTAGAGGGCAAGACTGCCGTCGTAGTCGGAGCTGGCGAGATGGGTGAACTAGCAGCACGTCATCTAATAGCAAGTGGAGCTGATGTTATTATTATAAACCGCAGTACTGAGCGAGTAGAACAGCTAGTTGATGAGCTAGGTGAAAAGGCTAGTTGGGATACGATATTAAAACTAAAAGATTACATTAATAAATTTGATCTCATTTTCTCAAGCACATCTGCACCGCACCCTGTCATAACAGGACTACTTATAGAACCACGCGAGTTTCACCGTTACTTTTTTGACATAGCCGTACCTCGCGATATAGAGCTTGTAAATTCAGAAACTATTAGCGTTTATAGTGTAGATAATCTTGAAGAGATAGTCAAGAAAAATTTAGCTTTACGTGAAGAACAGGCACAACTCGCATACTCAATCGTAGGTCAAAGCACGAATGAGTTTTTAAAATTTATGAAAGATAACATAAGTATACCGGTTATAAAAGCTATCCGTATCAAAGCTCAGCAGTGTGCTGAGGCGGAGCTAGAAAAGGCTATAAAAAAAGGCTATCTAAGACATAGTGACAAGGATGAAGCTTATCGGCTTATACATCAGGTTTTTAAGGCATTTTTGCATAGCCCAACTGTAAATTTAAAACAACTTGCATCTCGTGATGACGCACAGGATGTGGCTAAGGCTATGGGATTTGTCTTTGACATAGTTCCGCAAAATAAAGTGATAAAGATAGAAAAAGATGGGGAGATATAA
- a CDS encoding polyprenyl synthetase family protein: protein MNKIDEIMLEFIDELGYIGINEMFACISSGKKLRSKLILKIAKESKDSLRLCAIIELIHLASLLHDDIIDEAKLRRGQPSINAIFGTKNAVMLGDILYSKGFFELSKFTPNIAQCLSQAVSHLSIGELLDVRLGESFNADKQKYMDMIYYKTAVLIEASARCGAILAGLDEEKFKIYGKNLGLAFQIIDDVLDITQDSTTLGKPSLNDYKEGKTTLPYIYLYEALSKSDKERLVSLHAKELNNEQSEWIKQSLIKFGCIKRCINEAKSICDEALKAIKEYKNEELESIITSMIDREF, encoded by the coding sequence ATGAATAAAATAGATGAAATAATGCTTGAATTTATAGATGAGTTGGGCTATATCGGGATAAATGAGATGTTTGCTTGCATAAGCTCAGGTAAAAAACTACGCTCAAAACTAATATTAAAAATTGCCAAAGAGAGCAAGGATTCACTTAGACTTTGTGCGATAATAGAGCTCATCCATCTGGCTAGTTTACTACATGATGACATCATAGATGAAGCAAAGCTTAGGCGAGGACAACCTAGCATAAATGCCATTTTTGGTACAAAAAATGCGGTAATGCTGGGTGATATATTATACTCAAAAGGCTTTTTTGAGCTTTCTAAATTTACTCCAAATATCGCTCAGTGTCTTTCGCAGGCGGTTAGCCACTTAAGCATAGGTGAGTTGCTTGATGTGCGTCTTGGAGAGAGCTTTAACGCTGATAAGCAAAAATATATGGATATGATATATTATAAAACCGCCGTTTTGATAGAGGCAAGTGCTAGATGTGGAGCGATACTTGCTGGATTAGATGAAGAGAAGTTTAAAATTTATGGTAAAAATCTAGGACTTGCATTTCAGATAATAGATGATGTGCTTGATATAACGCAAGATAGCACAACTCTTGGTAAGCCATCACTTAATGATTATAAAGAGGGCAAAACAACTCTGCCTTATATATATCTGTATGAAGCACTTTCAAAAAGTGATAAAGAGCGTCTAGTCTCACTTCATGCCAAAGAGCTAAATAATGAGCAGAGTGAGTGGATAAAGCAAAGCTTGATTAAATTTGGTTGCATAAAGCGGTGCATAAATGAGGCCAAATCGATATGCGATGAGGCATTAAAAGCTATAAAAGAGTATAAAAATGAAGAGCTTGAGAGCATTATTACAAGTATGATAGATAGGGAATTTTGA
- a CDS encoding DUF2018 family protein, with the protein MIDIFEGTPRDKLIDIVRNASPTVVAKELERVFEELVIMREFCDKNGFNEAMINSYKAQNPDVLEDGLNDLYIALSGEILSQNE; encoded by the coding sequence GTGATTGATATTTTTGAAGGCACCCCTAGAGATAAATTGATAGATATTGTGCGTAATGCAAGTCCTACGGTAGTCGCAAAAGAGCTTGAGCGTGTATTTGAAGAGCTCGTTATAATGCGTGAGTTTTGCGATAAAAATGGCTTTAACGAAGCGATGATAAATAGCTACAAAGCACAAAATCCTGATGTGCTTGAAGATGGTTTAAACGATTTATATATCGCATTAAGCGGAGAAATTTTAAGCCAAAATGAGTAG